Genomic DNA from Buchnera aphidicola (Nurudea shiraii):
AGCAACTCCATGTTGCCCAGCTCCTGTTTCCGCGATAATTTCTTTTTTTTTCATTTTTTTTGCTAATAAAGCTTGGCCTAATACTTGATTTGTTTTATGTGCTCCTCCATGTAATAAATCTTCTCGTTTAAGATAAATTCGTGTTTTTGTTCCTTGTGTTAAATTTTTACATAATGTTAATGGTGTAGGTCTTCCTGCATAATTCGTTAAAAGGTCAGATAGTTCTTTTTTAAATTTAAAATTTTTTAAACAAATAACAAATTCTTTTTCTAATTGATACAAAGCAGGCATTAAAATTTGTGGAACATACATACCACCGAAATCACCAAAATATGTATTTAATAAATTCATTTGAATAATATAATCCCTAATTTTTCAATTTCGATTAGTGAGAAATTACTTTATGTTCTTTTAAAGAACGAAATAACAGTTTTATTTTATTTTTATCTTTTATTCCAGGACAAATTTCTAACCCAGAATTAAAATCAAGTCCAAAACAACCTATTTTTGACGCTATAATGCAATTTTTTACGTTTAATCCTCCAGCTAAAAACACATTGTCTAAATTTTTATTTTTTAGTAGAGACCAATCAAATGATTTTTTTTTGCTTCCTTTTATATTGTCTATAACATATTTGTGTATATTTTTAAAATCAAAATTTTTATTTATATTTGTCCACGTAATTGCTTTCCATATTTTTAAATTAGATGATAACTTTTTTTTTAAATTATTAATATATAATTGATTTTCGTTTCCATGTAATTGAATAGCATAAAACTTAATTTTTTTTGTTAAACTAGTAATGTACTCTATATCTTCATTACAAAAAACTCCTATATATTTTATATTTACTAAATTACTTATATTTTGAGCTTTTTTAGGATCAATATATCTTGGAGAGGATTTGCAAAAAATAAAACCCGCATACGTTGCTCCATATTTTTTAGAGATCTCAACGTCTTTTAATCTTGTTAATCCACATATTTTATTGTGACCTATTATTATTTTCTGAATAGAATTCTCTACATGAGAACTTTTCATTAAAGATGACCCGATTAGGAATCCTTGTACCATAGATCTTAATTGTCTTATTTGATGATAATTAGTTATTCCAGATTCGCTAATAACAGTTATATTTTTAGGAACCATAGGAGCTAATAAATATGTATTTGAAATTGAAATAGAACCGTCATGTAAGTTTCGATTGTTAATTCCAATAATATTAGCATTTAAATTAATAGCTCGATTTAATTCGTTTTTATCTTTAACTTCAGTTAATACGTGCATGTTTAAAAACGTTGCTAAATTTCTAAGAAAAGTATATTGATAATCGTTAAGAATAGATAATATTAACAATATGGCGTCTGCCTGATAATATCTTGCTAAGTAAACTTGATACGGATCAATAAAGAAGTCTTTACATAAAATAGGTTGATTAATAGCAATTTTTCTAATAAGTGGAATGAATTCAAATTTTCCATTGAAATACTTTTCATCTGTTAATACTGATATGGCTGAAGCATGTTTTTTATATATTTTAGCTATAAACTCTGGATTAAAATTATTAAGTTGCCCTAAAGATGGAGATTTTCTTTTAAATTCAAGTATAAAAGAAGGATCATTTTGCTTTAATGATTGATAAAAATTGCGATTTGATTTCTTGACACTATGTTGAAAAACAGATAGAGGTTTTATTTTTTTTTGATTTATAATCCACTCTAACTTATCTTTTACTATTTCTTTCAATGTGTTTGTCAAATCTATAAATCCTCTTTAAAATTTAGAAAGTGCATTGATAGTTTCATATACTTTCCCACTATAAATTATTTCTAATGCATATTGTGTATTTTTTTTTAAATTTTCGTGTCCAAACAATTTTAATAACATAGCTGTATTAGCAGCTATAGTTTCTGCAATCAAACTTTGACCTTTTCCTAAAAATACGTCCTTTATTATTTTATAATTTTCTTTTGGTGTGCCTCCTAAAATGCAATTTTTACTATGATATTTTATTCCGAAATCATTAGGATTTAATGTATATGAAATTATTTCAGAATCATGTAATTCTACAACACTTGTAGAGTTATGAAGGGTAATTTCATCAACATAATTACTGCATATTATTATCGCATGATAAACATTTAATTTTTTAAGTACGTTTGCTATAGGAATCATCAATCTAAAATTGTAAACGCCTATAATAGATAATGGAGGTTGAGATGGATTTAATAAAGGACCAAGTATATTAAATAATGTTCTAGTTTTTAAAATTTTTCGTACTAACATAATATGTTTAAAACTCATATGATATTGAGGAGCAAACAGAAAACAAATATTATGTTTATCTAACATTTTTCTAGATTTACTTCTTGATATATTTATATTAATATTAAACTCTTTTAAAAGATCGTATGAACCCGTTTTACTAGATATGTTTGAATTGCAATGTTTTACTATTTTTAGCCCACATGTTGCTCCTACTAAAGCACTAGCAGTAGATATATTTATAGTATTACTGAAATCTCCCCCAGTACCCACAATATCGGAAAACATATAATTTGGTTTTGGGAATGGTTTCATATATTTTAAAAAAGCACGTGTAGCTCCTATTATATCGTTTTCAGATTCCATTCTAATTTTTAAAGCTATTAAAATAGCAGATAATTGAACATCATTTATTTTTTTGAGTATTACAGATTTAAATATTTCATATGTTTCTACTTCAGTTAAATATTCACCTTTATACACTTTATTTAATATAACTTGCATTTTAGTCTCATAATAAAAGAATATTTAAATTTTTTAAAAATTAAATAATAATTAATAATTAATTTTAATATTAATACATATATATTTTAAATATATATTAAACATGATTATAGTTAAATTAATCTTCTTGTTTGATGTAATAATAGAAATCTTTATTAAATTTTAGATTTATTATTAAAGCATATAAAAATTCAAAGTATGTTAGGAATAACTTATAATGAAAAAAACAATTACAATATTACTTTTTATAATAGTATCGTTAGCTTGGGGAACTACATTTATAGCTATGAAGATTGCTTTAAATACTATTCCTCCTTTATTTACGACAGGGATGAGATTTTTATTAGCTTCATTATTTTTAATATATTTATGTTATCAAACTAATACCTCATTATTTTTTCCAGAAGGAAAAAATAATTTCCAACTAATTATATGTGTATTTTACTTTTCTATTCCTTTCACATTAATGTTATACGGAAGTATTTACATTAATTCAATTATTGCGTCTGTAATATTTTCTAGTATGCCAATTATAATATTATTATTTTCATTTCTTTTTTTTAAAAAAAAATTACACACTTCTCAATTCATAGGATTAATATCAGCTATTTTATCTTTGTTAGTAATTTTATTTAAAGAAGTAAAACTAGGAGATGAAAAAACTATAGTAGGTATTATAGCATTAATATTAGCGTTACTTTGTCATTCAGTAGTATATTTATATTCTCAAGAAAAATATTCTAATATATCTGTTTTAACTTTTAATACTCTTCCTTCTTTATTTTCGGGTATTTTTATGTTATTAATGTCTAATTTTATTGAACATCCTATATTTAATAATTTTTCTAATACATCTATTTTAGCAGTATTATATTTAAGTTATTTTTCAGGAATATTTGGTATATTATCATACTTTTATTTGCAAAAAAAAGTAAGCTCTTTTTATGCTTCTTCTGTATTTTTTATTTTCCCATTAATAACTGTTATTTTAGAAAAATATATGTATGGGAATGTCATAAAGATAGATCAATTACAACCTATATTGTTTTTAGTAATTAGTATATTTTTAACTTTAATCCCTTTAAATTTTAAAAAATAAATGCTTTTTAGAAAAACAGAAACGCTTGAATGGTTTTTAATAATATATAAAATATTATTATAAAAGTAATAGAATATGTGAAATCAAAACATTTATATTTTTGTATATGTTTAACGTATTTTTTTAAAAACTTAATTAATTAAACAAAAACAAAATAGTATTTTAAAATTTCTCAAAAATTTTTGTGTATTTTATTATGTATAAAATTTTATGTTATTTTAAAATGAACATAAAACAATTTAATTTTTATATATACTTTTAAAGCAGTAAGCATATATAATTTTAAAAATTCTATATAATTTAAAATTATTGACTTCAAAAATTAAAAATAATAATTTTTAATATTTTATA
This window encodes:
- the trpCF gene encoding bifunctional indole-3-glycerol-phosphate synthase TrpC/phosphoribosylanthranilate isomerase TrpF codes for the protein MTNTLKEIVKDKLEWIINQKKIKPLSVFQHSVKKSNRNFYQSLKQNDPSFILEFKRKSPSLGQLNNFNPEFIAKIYKKHASAISVLTDEKYFNGKFEFIPLIRKIAINQPILCKDFFIDPYQVYLARYYQADAILLILSILNDYQYTFLRNLATFLNMHVLTEVKDKNELNRAINLNANIIGINNRNLHDGSISISNTYLLAPMVPKNITVISESGITNYHQIRQLRSMVQGFLIGSSLMKSSHVENSIQKIIIGHNKICGLTRLKDVEISKKYGATYAGFIFCKSSPRYIDPKKAQNISNLVNIKYIGVFCNEDIEYITSLTKKIKFYAIQLHGNENQLYINNLKKKLSSNLKIWKAITWTNINKNFDFKNIHKYVIDNIKGSKKKSFDWSLLKNKNLDNVFLAGGLNVKNCIIASKIGCFGLDFNSGLEICPGIKDKNKIKLLFRSLKEHKVISH
- the trpD gene encoding anthranilate phosphoribosyltransferase, whose translation is MQVILNKVYKGEYLTEVETYEIFKSVILKKINDVQLSAILIALKIRMESENDIIGATRAFLKYMKPFPKPNYMFSDIVGTGGDFSNTINISTASALVGATCGLKIVKHCNSNISSKTGSYDLLKEFNININISRSKSRKMLDKHNICFLFAPQYHMSFKHIMLVRKILKTRTLFNILGPLLNPSQPPLSIIGVYNFRLMIPIANVLKKLNVYHAIIICSNYVDEITLHNSTSVVELHDSEIISYTLNPNDFGIKYHSKNCILGGTPKENYKIIKDVFLGKGQSLIAETIAANTAMLLKLFGHENLKKNTQYALEIIYSGKVYETINALSKF
- a CDS encoding DMT family transporter, which gives rise to MKKTITILLFIIVSLAWGTTFIAMKIALNTIPPLFTTGMRFLLASLFLIYLCYQTNTSLFFPEGKNNFQLIICVFYFSIPFTLMLYGSIYINSIIASVIFSSMPIIILLFSFLFFKKKLHTSQFIGLISAILSLLVILFKEVKLGDEKTIVGIIALILALLCHSVVYLYSQEKYSNISVLTFNTLPSLFSGIFMLLMSNFIEHPIFNNFSNTSILAVLYLSYFSGIFGILSYFYLQKKVSSFYASSVFFIFPLITVILEKYMYGNVIKIDQLQPILFLVISIFLTLIPLNFKK